One stretch of Flavobacterium sp. 9 DNA includes these proteins:
- a CDS encoding glycosyltransferase, whose translation MRVVQIIDSLEIGGAERMAVNYANALSEKIEFSGIISTRKEGPLLNQIDRNVAYLFLNKKNKIDIKAVFRLRKYIRQNKVDFIHAHSSSFFIAVLVKLTFPKIKIIWHDHYGSRAKESKKENRVLIFMSLFFYSIFVVNLQLKEWSEKNMLCKRILFIPNFTLDRNELQRTTILKGTEGKRIVFLANLKKPKNHISILKAFLNLKLHELDWSLHLIGKDYFDSYSDELKKIMKSNSLEEYIHIYGERSDVKNILSQVSIGILASTEEGFPVTLLEYGLAELAVVCTNVGYCSSLIEEGMTGLLFNPYSENEIESQLMRLVDDNNLRKKLGINFKQSVLENYSEEMVIKKLILAYKE comes from the coding sequence ATGAGAGTTGTACAAATTATAGATTCTTTAGAAATTGGAGGAGCTGAGCGAATGGCTGTGAATTATGCTAACGCTTTATCTGAAAAAATTGAATTTTCGGGTATAATTTCAACTCGAAAAGAAGGGCCTCTCTTAAATCAGATTGATAGAAACGTAGCTTATTTGTTTTTAAATAAAAAGAATAAAATTGATATTAAAGCTGTTTTTCGTTTAAGAAAATATATAAGACAAAATAAAGTTGACTTTATTCATGCTCACAGTTCCTCTTTCTTTATTGCTGTTTTAGTAAAATTGACCTTTCCAAAAATTAAAATTATTTGGCATGATCACTACGGAAGTCGTGCAAAAGAATCTAAGAAAGAGAATAGAGTATTAATTTTTATGTCACTCTTTTTTTACTCTATTTTTGTCGTTAATCTTCAATTGAAGGAATGGAGTGAAAAAAACATGCTTTGTAAAAGAATACTATTTATCCCTAATTTCACATTAGATAGAAATGAATTACAGCGAACAACTATACTAAAAGGAACAGAAGGAAAACGTATAGTCTTTTTGGCAAATTTAAAAAAACCTAAAAATCATATTTCTATTTTAAAAGCTTTTTTAAATTTAAAATTGCATGAATTAGACTGGAGTTTACATCTGATTGGAAAAGATTATTTTGATTCTTATTCTGATGAATTAAAGAAGATTATGAAATCTAATTCTTTAGAGGAATACATCCATATTTATGGTGAAAGAAGTGATGTAAAAAACATTCTGTCACAAGTATCTATTGGGATTTTAGCATCAACAGAAGAGGGATTTCCAGTGACCTTACTTGAATATGGCTTAGCCGAATTAGCGGTAGTTTGTACGAATGTTGGATATTGTTCCTCTTTGATAGAAGAAGGAATGACAGGTTTATTATTTAATCCATATTCTGAAAATGAAATAGAGTCTCAACTGATGAGATTAGTAGATGATAATAATCTTAGAAAGAAGTTAGGAATTAATTTTAAACAATCCGTGTTAGAGAATTATTCAGAAGAAATGGTAATTAAAAAGCTAATTTTAGCCTATAAAGAATAA
- a CDS encoding glycosyltransferase family 2 protein, with protein MVIVYHQNNKVVEVQYDEKRIDFEKLNITKALFKIANLYSDQLIIWCHIDLKTNLNLSKLQEIFHHNKIMASYNVSDSTYLSEAIGYVDGAPFMKIKKDVRYPTWQMSSSVGGVHASVLLSFKGEIKESDNFDYFLNSLAKLAMPIGLLCYSEPAFLNDFSDKKANDKQSLYILFRFVKQHYKVSWVFLLLLNLFLYEKKITLLPFINSLFYRRRVLNNDLLDSIKVQSSKKILEKGTIDVIIPTIGRKKYLYDVLKDLSKQTHLPKKVIVVEQNPNPESTSELDYITDENWPFAIKHIFTHQAGACNARNVALAEVDSEWVFLNDDDNRFGIDLIEKTLENCIKYGSEVSSNFYPKINEERKINLVNQADFFGSGNSFITSSLLDKVSFRMGFEFGYGEDSDFGMQMRNSGVDILYFPDPEIIHLSAPTGGFRTKPVLAWQNDVVQPKPSPTIMLFNLLHKTPEQINGYKSTLFFKFYKVQTIKNPIKYWSNFQKQWAQSLYWANELKNKI; from the coding sequence ATGGTAATTGTTTATCATCAAAATAATAAAGTTGTTGAAGTTCAATATGATGAAAAGCGTATTGACTTCGAAAAATTAAATATAACTAAAGCTTTATTTAAAATAGCCAATTTATATTCGGATCAATTAATTATCTGGTGTCATATTGATTTAAAGACAAATTTAAATCTTTCAAAACTCCAGGAAATTTTTCATCATAATAAAATAATGGCATCTTATAATGTTTCTGATAGTACATATCTATCAGAAGCAATTGGTTATGTTGATGGGGCTCCTTTTATGAAAATCAAAAAAGATGTACGTTATCCAACCTGGCAAATGAGCAGTTCCGTGGGAGGTGTTCACGCATCAGTTTTATTGTCTTTCAAGGGTGAAATTAAAGAGTCTGATAACTTTGATTATTTTTTGAATTCACTAGCAAAGTTGGCCATGCCTATTGGCCTGTTATGTTATTCAGAGCCAGCATTTTTAAATGATTTTTCAGATAAAAAAGCAAATGATAAACAAAGCTTATATATCTTATTTCGATTTGTAAAACAGCATTATAAAGTAAGCTGGGTTTTCTTATTGTTGCTCAATTTGTTTTTATATGAGAAAAAAATTACCCTTTTGCCCTTTATTAATAGTTTGTTTTACCGTAGAAGAGTACTTAACAATGATTTATTGGATAGTATTAAAGTTCAATCTTCAAAAAAAATATTAGAAAAAGGTACTATAGATGTAATAATTCCAACCATTGGAAGAAAAAAGTACTTATATGATGTATTAAAAGATTTGTCAAAACAAACTCACTTACCAAAAAAAGTAATTGTAGTTGAACAAAATCCAAATCCTGAAAGCACATCAGAACTTGATTATATTACAGATGAAAATTGGCCATTTGCAATAAAACATATTTTTACACATCAGGCTGGAGCTTGTAATGCAAGAAATGTAGCTTTAGCTGAAGTCGATAGTGAATGGGTTTTTCTTAATGATGATGACAATAGATTTGGAATAGATTTAATAGAAAAAACTCTTGAAAATTGTATAAAATATGGTTCGGAGGTTTCAAGTAATTTTTATCCAAAGATTAATGAAGAAAGAAAAATTAATCTTGTAAACCAAGCAGATTTTTTTGGTTCTGGAAATAGTTTTATTACAAGTAGTTTACTTGATAAGGTTTCATTTAGAATGGGTTTTGAGTTTGGTTATGGAGAAGACAGTGATTTTGGAATGCAAATGAGAAATTCAGGAGTTGATATTTTGTATTTTCCTGATCCTGAAATTATACATTTAAGTGCACCAACAGGAGGATTTAGAACTAAGCCGGTTTTAGCCTGGCAGAATGATGTTGTTCAGCCAAAACCATCACCTACAATAATGCTGTTCAATCTATTGCATAAAACTCCAGAGCAAATTAATGGATATAAATCAACATTGTTTTTTAAATTTTATAAAGTTCAAACTATTAAAAATCCAATTAAATATTGGAGTAATTTTCAAAAACAATGGGCTCAGAGTTTATATTGGGCCAATGAATTAAAAAATAAGATATGA
- a CDS encoding glycosyltransferase family 4 protein codes for MHISFLTPEFPHEKVAHAAGIGTSIKNLAEALTKEGIKVTVFVYGQKTQEVFIENELEIHLIKNKKFRFFGWFLHRKYIQEYCSSVIKQGHIELLEVIDWTGISAFMNFKVPIVMRFHGSDAYFCHLEKRKQKAKNFWFEKLAVKGAKDFIAPTKYAGEVSKKLFKIKNKAITTIYNGIELGSFQNNNPKVFEKGSILYIGTLIRKKGVLELPEIFNKVRNVLPHARLILIGGDSYDIKTNSNSTWKLMQNQFKNDDLKNVSYLGSISYSEVQNHIRKANVCVFPSFAETFGMVTIEAMALQKAIVNSDIGWSKELIIDEESGFLVHPENHDLYAEKIIQLLKDDLLSLQIGKQARTRVEDNFDINKIAKRNIEFYQKTINQNK; via the coding sequence ATGCATATATCATTTTTAACACCAGAGTTTCCTCATGAGAAAGTTGCTCATGCAGCTGGTATTGGTACGAGTATTAAAAACCTGGCAGAAGCTTTAACTAAAGAAGGAATAAAAGTTACTGTATTTGTATATGGGCAAAAAACGCAGGAAGTATTTATAGAAAATGAACTTGAAATTCATCTGATAAAAAATAAAAAATTCCGATTTTTTGGATGGTTCTTGCATAGAAAATATATTCAGGAATATTGTAGCTCTGTAATTAAACAAGGACATATAGAACTTTTAGAAGTTATAGATTGGACAGGGATTTCGGCTTTTATGAATTTTAAAGTTCCAATTGTAATGCGTTTTCACGGAAGTGACGCTTATTTTTGTCATTTAGAAAAGCGAAAGCAAAAAGCAAAAAATTTTTGGTTTGAGAAATTAGCGGTAAAAGGGGCGAAGGACTTTATTGCTCCAACAAAATATGCCGGAGAAGTGTCGAAGAAGCTTTTTAAAATAAAAAATAAGGCAATTACAACTATTTACAACGGTATTGAATTGGGAAGTTTCCAGAATAATAATCCTAAAGTATTTGAAAAAGGATCAATTTTATATATTGGAACTTTAATTAGAAAAAAAGGAGTTTTAGAATTACCGGAAATCTTTAATAAAGTCAGGAATGTTTTACCTCACGCAAGATTGATCCTGATAGGTGGTGATTCTTACGATATAAAAACAAACTCAAATTCAACCTGGAAATTAATGCAGAATCAATTCAAAAATGATGATTTGAAAAACGTTAGTTATTTAGGAAGCATTTCTTATAGCGAAGTACAAAACCACATAAGAAAAGCAAATGTTTGTGTTTTTCCAAGCTTTGCAGAAACCTTTGGAATGGTTACAATTGAAGCAATGGCGTTGCAAAAGGCAATCGTAAATAGTGATATTGGCTGGTCAAAAGAATTAATTATTGACGAAGAAAGTGGTTTTTTGGTTCATCCTGAAAATCATGATTTATATGCAGAAAAAATTATTCAATTGTTGAAAGATGATTTGCTTAGTTTGCAAATAGGTAAACAAGCCAGAACCAGAGTCGAAGACAATTTTGACATCAATAAAATTGCCAAAAGAAATATAGAATTTTATCAGAAAACAATTAATCAAAATAAGTAG
- a CDS encoding O-antigen ligase has protein sequence MKSFKLSYVYLLVIHALIGLAVFAVPFLSKIYALIIPLVGLLLVFRTKNKNNEVLFVAAYLVGVEVFLRMTGGNFNNEYVKFNVIFFMFLGMVYSNFSRNGIIYLLLLLLLIPAILVTTNNLDFNFDIRKALVFNLSGPVCLVFSALYMFKRRILFSDLQRILNIIGMPIVTTTIYLFVYNPSVKDVVTGTQSNFETSGGFGPNQVSTILGLGIFIFFTQLILFSKSKFEMFINGSLLLFISYRGIVTFSRGGVMTAVVMVVFLLFLLYYFSNDKGKAKFTWVFILTALMAIGIWTYSSLQTSGLINKRYANQDQLGRVKKDRLGGREEIMDAEIKLFLDNPILGVGAGLSKYKRIEELGEEVASHNEITRMLCEHGLFGIFGLLILFITPVVLYINNKQHLYFFSFYVFWLLTINHAAMRIAAPAFVYALTLLSVQVKIPEKAENSVD, from the coding sequence ATGAAAAGTTTCAAATTATCATATGTTTACCTTCTTGTAATTCATGCCTTAATTGGTCTTGCAGTTTTTGCAGTGCCTTTTTTGTCTAAAATTTATGCCTTAATAATACCATTAGTTGGCTTGCTATTAGTGTTTCGAACCAAGAATAAAAATAATGAAGTGTTATTTGTTGCTGCTTATTTAGTTGGTGTCGAGGTTTTTCTGCGTATGACGGGCGGTAATTTTAATAATGAATATGTAAAGTTTAATGTCATTTTCTTTATGTTTTTAGGAATGGTGTATAGTAACTTTTCAAGAAACGGGATTATTTATCTATTGTTACTGCTTTTATTAATTCCTGCTATTTTAGTTACAACGAATAACTTAGATTTTAATTTTGATATCAGAAAGGCTTTAGTTTTTAATTTATCTGGTCCTGTTTGTTTAGTGTTCAGTGCTTTATATATGTTTAAAAGAAGAATTTTGTTTTCTGATTTACAGCGTATTTTGAATATAATAGGAATGCCAATTGTTACCACTACAATTTATTTGTTCGTGTACAATCCTAGCGTTAAAGATGTTGTTACTGGAACACAGTCTAATTTTGAAACCTCTGGAGGATTTGGACCAAATCAAGTTTCTACAATTTTAGGATTAGGAATTTTTATTTTTTTTACACAATTAATTTTATTCTCAAAGTCAAAATTTGAGATGTTTATAAATGGAAGTCTATTACTATTTATTAGTTATAGAGGTATTGTAACTTTTTCCCGAGGAGGTGTTATGACTGCTGTAGTCATGGTTGTTTTCCTTTTGTTTTTACTGTATTATTTCTCAAATGATAAAGGGAAAGCTAAGTTTACCTGGGTTTTTATCTTAACTGCTTTAATGGCTATAGGAATTTGGACTTATAGCTCGCTTCAAACTAGCGGCTTAATTAATAAGCGATATGCAAATCAAGATCAATTAGGAAGAGTGAAAAAGGATCGTTTGGGAGGTAGAGAGGAAATTATGGATGCCGAAATCAAACTTTTTTTGGATAACCCCATTTTAGGAGTAGGTGCAGGATTAAGTAAATACAAAAGAATTGAAGAGTTAGGAGAAGAGGTTGCGTCACACAATGAAATAACGAGAATGTTATGTGAGCATGGTTTATTTGGCATTTTTGGACTTTTAATACTTTTTATAACGCCAGTTGTATTATATATTAATAATAAACAACATCTGTACTTTTTTTCATTCTATGTTTTTTGGCTATTGACCATAAATCATGCTGCAATGCGAATTGCGGCGCCTGCTTTTGTCTATGCTTTGACTCTTCTTTCAGTTCAGGTTAAAATTCCTGAAAAAGCAGAAAATTCGGTCGATTAA
- a CDS encoding MBOAT family protein, with amino-acid sequence MFFNSLAFAIFLPIVFFLYWFVFNKTKSTQNALLIVASYYFYSCWDWRFLFLLVFSTFLDYYTGIQIEKGKTERNRKFWFWLSVLTNLGFLGVFKYYNFFASSFAELLNNVGFKASPILLNVILPVGISFYTFHGLSYVIDIYYKRIKAEYNFVDYSLFVSYFPLLVAGPIERATHLLPQVKIKREFDLQMAKDGVCQIIWGLVKKVVIADTCATYANAIFDHYTGMNSFSLILGAIYFAFQIYGDFSGYSDIALGVSKLFGLDLLRNFNYPYFSRDIAEFWRRWHISLSSWFRDYLYIPLGGSKGGLWMKIRNTFIIFVVSGFWHGANWTYLAWGFINALYFLPLLLSNSNRNNIDDVKISWNFDSVKVMLSILSTFLITCVAWVFFRAKTITDAVLYLKRIVTNRDFGFQYLDNERYSYELLALVGLFVLVEWNSRTKTEPLSGNKSTLKIALAILAIMAFGTFSDYKEFIYFQF; translated from the coding sequence ATGTTTTTTAACTCTCTGGCTTTTGCCATCTTTTTACCAATCGTTTTTTTCTTGTATTGGTTCGTTTTTAATAAAACAAAAAGCACTCAAAATGCTTTATTAATTGTTGCCAGCTATTATTTTTATTCTTGTTGGGATTGGAGATTTTTATTTCTGTTGGTTTTTTCTACTTTTTTGGATTACTATACAGGAATTCAAATTGAAAAAGGAAAAACAGAACGAAATAGAAAATTTTGGTTTTGGCTTAGCGTTTTGACCAATTTAGGATTTCTGGGAGTTTTTAAATACTACAATTTTTTCGCTTCATCATTTGCAGAACTATTAAATAATGTTGGTTTTAAAGCGAGTCCAATTTTGCTTAATGTAATTCTTCCGGTTGGAATTTCATTTTATACTTTTCATGGATTATCATATGTTATCGATATTTATTATAAACGAATAAAAGCCGAATATAACTTTGTAGATTATTCATTATTTGTAAGTTACTTTCCGTTATTAGTTGCAGGACCAATCGAGAGAGCAACGCATTTACTGCCTCAGGTAAAAATAAAAAGAGAATTTGATCTTCAGATGGCTAAAGATGGCGTATGTCAGATTATTTGGGGATTAGTAAAAAAAGTAGTTATTGCAGATACTTGTGCTACTTATGCCAATGCTATTTTTGATCATTATACAGGTATGAATTCGTTCTCTCTAATTTTGGGTGCAATTTATTTTGCCTTTCAGATTTATGGAGACTTTTCAGGATATTCAGATATTGCACTTGGAGTTTCAAAACTATTTGGTTTAGATTTACTCAGAAACTTCAATTACCCTTATTTCTCAAGAGATATTGCAGAGTTTTGGCGTCGTTGGCATATTTCACTTTCTTCCTGGTTTAGGGATTATCTTTATATTCCTCTTGGAGGAAGTAAAGGCGGACTTTGGATGAAAATCAGAAATACCTTTATTATTTTTGTTGTGAGTGGTTTTTGGCACGGAGCTAACTGGACTTACCTCGCTTGGGGTTTCATAAATGCGCTTTACTTTTTGCCATTATTGTTGTCCAATAGTAACAGAAACAATATTGATGATGTGAAAATTTCTTGGAATTTTGATTCAGTAAAAGTGATGTTGAGTATTCTTTCGACTTTTTTAATTACTTGTGTTGCCTGGGTGTTTTTTAGAGCAAAAACTATTACTGATGCTGTTTTATATTTAAAAAGAATCGTTACCAATAGAGATTTTGGTTTTCAATATTTAGACAATGAACGTTACAGTTATGAGTTGTTGGCACTGGTAGGATTGTTTGTTTTGGTTGAATGGAATAGTCGCACTAAAACAGAACCTCTTTCAGGTAATAAGAGTACATTAAAAATTGCACTTGCAATACTTGCAATTATGGCTTTTGGTACATTTTCGGATTATAAGGAATTTATATATTTTCAATTTTAA
- a CDS encoding glycosyltransferase, giving the protein MKFAIITHVIHNKVENQYFGYAPYIREMNIWLKYVDEVIIVAPSSKGSPTEIDLDYEHHKIDFRDVSEFSFTSLKNNLISLYKLPRIFWTVFWAMKKADHIHLRCPGNTGLIGCFVQILFPKKTKTAKYAGNWDPASKQPWTYKLQKYILGNTFLTKNMQVLVYGDWENQSKNIKPFFTATYADIEKTSIQKLNFDSTIEFIFVGSLVVGKNPMYALKLLKQLVKKGNKAILNFYGEGIERASLENYIKENDLQDNVFLNGNQNKETVKLAYQRSHFVILPSKSEGWPKAVAEGMFYGCVPIATSVSCVPFMLENGNRGILLEMDLENDLAQIENIIRNEDKFFSKSKLSEKWSQNYTVEIFEEEIKMLLVK; this is encoded by the coding sequence ATGAAGTTCGCAATAATTACACATGTAATTCATAATAAAGTGGAAAATCAATATTTTGGTTATGCACCTTACATACGTGAGATGAATATTTGGCTTAAATATGTAGATGAAGTAATTATTGTAGCACCTTCGTCAAAAGGAAGTCCAACAGAAATTGACTTAGATTATGAACACCATAAAATAGATTTTAGGGATGTCTCAGAATTTAGTTTTACCAGTTTAAAAAATAATCTGATATCACTTTATAAATTACCAAGAATTTTTTGGACGGTCTTTTGGGCAATGAAAAAAGCAGATCACATTCATTTGCGCTGTCCCGGAAATACAGGATTGATTGGATGTTTTGTTCAGATTTTATTCCCGAAAAAAACAAAAACAGCTAAATATGCAGGTAATTGGGATCCGGCAAGTAAACAGCCTTGGACTTATAAATTACAGAAATACATTTTGGGAAATACATTTTTGACGAAAAATATGCAGGTTTTGGTTTATGGAGACTGGGAAAACCAATCAAAAAATATTAAGCCTTTTTTTACCGCAACTTACGCAGATATTGAAAAAACAAGTATTCAGAAATTGAATTTTGATTCAACCATAGAATTTATTTTTGTAGGTAGTTTGGTTGTAGGTAAAAATCCAATGTATGCTTTAAAATTATTAAAACAACTAGTGAAGAAAGGAAATAAAGCTATTTTAAATTTTTATGGAGAAGGAATTGAAAGAGCTTCATTAGAAAATTACATTAAAGAAAATGATTTGCAGGATAATGTTTTTCTTAATGGAAATCAGAATAAAGAAACAGTAAAACTAGCTTACCAAAGAAGTCATTTTGTTATTTTGCCATCAAAAAGCGAAGGTTGGCCAAAAGCTGTTGCAGAAGGAATGTTTTATGGATGTGTTCCAATTGCGACATCAGTTTCATGTGTTCCCTTTATGTTAGAAAATGGCAATAGAGGAATTTTGCTCGAGATGGATTTAGAAAATGATTTAGCACAAATAGAAAACATAATTAGAAATGAAGATAAATTCTTTTCTAAAAGTAAACTGTCTGAAAAATGGTCGCAAAATTATACTGTAGAAATTTTTGAAGAAGAAATTAAAATGTTGTTAGTTAAATGA
- a CDS encoding glycosyltransferase family 2 protein: MKFSLIVCTYLRPDSLIALLQSVQNQTLYPDEILIVDGSTDDRTKNALNQFHFKNIKYFLVSNEDRGLTKQRNFGISKIASDSEIVCFLDDDTVLEEDYFSEILQTFHANPDVIGVGGVAINEYKWEPQIDNVFYNPKKYYLFEGYAYKEGLRNVIRNYLGLASNLGPGKMPEYSHGKTCGFPMTGKTYEVDLLIGMSMSFRKSVFDKINFSRFFEGYGLYEDADFSLRALKFGKNVINTKANLSHFHAESGRPNKYKYGIMVVRNGWYVWRIKNSNPSFNDRFKWNAITILLTVIRWSNVITEPNKKEAFTEAIGRTVGWWSLLFNKPKFTK; the protein is encoded by the coding sequence ATGAAATTCTCCTTAATAGTTTGTACTTATCTAAGACCCGATTCATTAATTGCATTGTTGCAATCTGTTCAAAATCAAACTCTTTATCCAGATGAAATTTTAATTGTTGACGGCTCTACGGATGATAGAACAAAAAATGCTTTAAATCAATTCCATTTTAAGAATATAAAATATTTTTTAGTTTCTAATGAAGATAGAGGATTGACAAAACAAAGAAATTTCGGAATTTCTAAGATTGCCAGTGATTCAGAAATTGTTTGTTTTCTAGATGATGATACCGTTTTAGAAGAAGATTATTTTTCGGAAATACTTCAAACGTTCCATGCAAATCCTGATGTTATTGGGGTTGGCGGTGTGGCGATAAATGAATATAAATGGGAACCTCAGATAGATAATGTTTTTTATAACCCTAAAAAGTATTATCTGTTTGAAGGATATGCTTATAAAGAAGGTTTGAGAAATGTGATTCGAAATTATCTCGGGCTCGCTTCTAATTTAGGTCCTGGAAAGATGCCAGAGTATTCACATGGTAAAACATGTGGATTTCCAATGACGGGAAAAACCTATGAAGTAGATTTACTGATTGGAATGTCGATGTCTTTCAGGAAAAGTGTTTTTGACAAGATTAATTTTTCAAGATTTTTTGAAGGTTATGGTTTATACGAAGATGCAGATTTTAGTTTAAGAGCCTTGAAGTTTGGTAAAAATGTAATTAATACAAAAGCAAATTTATCCCATTTTCATGCTGAATCCGGGAGACCAAATAAATACAAATATGGTATAATGGTAGTAAGAAACGGCTGGTATGTTTGGAGAATTAAAAATTCAAACCCCAGTTTTAATGATCGTTTTAAATGGAACGCTATTACAATATTATTAACTGTCATTAGATGGAGCAATGTAATAACAGAGCCAAACAAAAAAGAAGCGTTTACGGAAGCAATAGGTAGAACTGTTGGCTGGTGGAGTTTATTGTTTAATAAACCAAAATTTACGAAATGA
- a CDS encoding glycosyltransferase: MKPKVYIYGLCDVFYDGYYIKGLNEIFENIQFSVSKFPEFAQGTFAFIIEDDNGEVQNLIIDSKDSSQIDRKALEWCSVYGKVNYNIENLETSDKAKIIAIGPSFGIQIWNLLETVYHLVLNFSRFRDSISHKREFIANYWRQYKRFALKKYKNDLSSGNYVFFMNSIWKQEPETNKNRALFIESCKDNTKVSFEGGFAARKDGNNLGLDDLVYSERISLAVYLKKIKKSAFVFNTPAVLSCHGWKLAEFLALGKAIITTSHYNILPADLLDNKHVLYVNNSKDIKEAIDKLTTNVDLRRKLELESREYFNKYLAPQKVITRLLEKI, from the coding sequence ATGAAACCTAAAGTTTATATTTATGGCCTTTGTGATGTTTTTTATGACGGATACTATATTAAAGGTTTAAACGAAATATTTGAAAACATTCAATTTAGTGTTTCAAAGTTTCCTGAATTTGCCCAGGGAACTTTTGCTTTTATAATTGAAGATGACAATGGAGAAGTTCAAAATTTAATAATAGATTCGAAAGATTCATCACAAATTGATAGAAAAGCCCTGGAATGGTGTTCAGTTTATGGTAAGGTAAATTACAATATCGAGAATTTAGAAACATCAGATAAGGCTAAAATTATAGCCATTGGCCCAAGTTTTGGTATTCAGATTTGGAATTTATTAGAAACAGTTTATCACTTAGTTTTAAATTTTAGCAGGTTTCGAGATTCCATTTCACATAAGCGTGAATTTATTGCCAATTATTGGAGACAATATAAGAGATTTGCCTTAAAAAAATATAAAAACGATTTGTCTTCAGGAAACTATGTTTTTTTTATGAATAGTATTTGGAAACAAGAACCAGAAACAAATAAAAATCGAGCATTGTTTATAGAATCTTGCAAAGACAATACAAAAGTGTCTTTTGAAGGCGGATTTGCAGCTAGAAAAGATGGAAATAATTTAGGATTGGATGATTTAGTTTACTCGGAACGTATTTCTTTAGCAGTATATCTTAAAAAAATAAAAAAATCTGCCTTCGTCTTTAATACACCCGCTGTACTTTCATGTCACGGTTGGAAATTAGCCGAATTTTTAGCTTTAGGAAAAGCCATAATCACAACATCTCATTACAATATATTACCAGCAGATTTGTTGGATAATAAACATGTACTTTATGTAAATAATAGTAAAGACATAAAAGAAGCTATTGATAAATTAACAACAAATGTTGATTTAAGAAGGAAATTAGAACTTGAAAGCAGAGAGTATTTTAATAAATATTTGGCTCCGCAAAAAGTTATTACAAGATTGTTAGAAAAAATATAA